One genomic window of Corticium candelabrum chromosome 9, ooCorCand1.1, whole genome shotgun sequence includes the following:
- the LOC134184340 gene encoding leucine-zipper-like transcriptional regulator 1 isoform X1, whose translation MEALSIDLDPGEPVHQWRRMPSCDEFVGARRSKHTVVSWGDAIYVFGGDNGRKRMLNDLLRFDCKDNSWGRVVSTGSPPAPRYHHSAVVYKDSMFVFGGYTGDIYSNSNLRNKNDLFEYKFTTGQWYEWRNIEGRLPPARSAHGAAVYDDKLWIFAGYDGNTRLNDLWMIPLNSPISQWEEVVQNGDGPPTCCNFPVAVDRDSMFVFSGQSGAKITNNLYQFHFKDRRWEKITPANLPAGLSAPPQRRYGHSMVAFDSQLYVFGGAADNKLPHQLHCFDLDRQEWSVIQPYLDSESPSGRLFHSTAVKDDGFYLFGGTVGDNTRSGEIFRFQFSTYPKCTLHNDFGRLLTNKQFCDVTFIVGSEKKRTHAHASVVAARSSVLRDKIVAARKLTRSLSVEVDLEEVKAEAFGIGMVFMYTDAIHTCFPAQLSGMSTDEMKLMMEVYSLAKTLRLRRLEQLCLYYIESSIGHQNVLLALQQASEFKLNSIKEYCLKFIVKDANYRAVVMSPLFDDLAKPLMVEVIRRKEQPQMTSLSDLANALHFDVGPSLETDLKNFLTEGIGDPFSDIKLIVDGTHIQAHKAVLAARCSYFEAMFRSFMPEKNEVKISIGETVPSIQAFESLMKYIYYGDVNMPPEDSLYVFAAPQFYGFTNNRLQVFCKQHLAKISPRNVVQILEAADKIEASDMKRHALHIIVQHFPQVAHMPRIRDLPRHLLLDMLDAVADHMSVAGAIDTSLATE comes from the exons ATGGAGGCACTCTCGATCGACCTCGATCCAGGAGAGCCAGTGCATCAATGGCGAAGAATGCCGTCGTGCGACGAATTCGTCGGTGCAAG ACGTAGTAAGCACACGGTTGTGTCGTGGGGCGATGCCATCTACGTATTTGGTGGAGACAACGG CAGGAAAAGGATGCTGAACGACTTGTTGCGATTCGATTGTAAAGACAATTCATGGGGACG AGTCGTGTCAACTGGCAGTCCCCCTGCACCACGATATCACCATTCTGCAGTCGTGTATAAAGACagtatgtttgtatttggAGGATATACAG GTGATATTTATTCTAATTCCAATCTTCGTAATAAGAATGATCTATTTGAGTATAAGTTCACGACGGGTCAGTGGTACGAGTGGAGAAACATCGAAGGACG GCTCCCTCCTGCACGGTCTGCACACGGAGCTGCAGTGTATGATGACAAACTGTGGATATTTGCCGGCTATGATGGCAACACAAG ACTAAATGATCTTTGGATGATTCCTCTTAACTCTCCAATCTCACAGTGGGAAGAG GTGGTACAGAATGGGGATGGCCCACCAACATGCTGCAACTTCcctgttgctgtagacagagaCAGCATGTTTGTATTCTCTGGTCAGAGCGGAGCAAAGATCactaataatttatatcaatttcaCTTCAAGGACAGACG GTGGGAGAAGATAACTCCAGCCAATCTTCCTGCTGGTCTTTCGGCTCCGCCTCAACGTCGATACGGACACTCTATGGTGGCATTTGACAGTcagttgtatgtgtttggtGGAGCTGCTGACAATAAACTGCCTCACCAACTTCACTG TTTTGATTTGGATCGGCAAGAATGGTCAGTGATTCAACCTTATCTGGACAGTGAA TCCCCATCCGGTCGTCTCTTCCATTCAACTGCAGTAAAAGATGACGGTTTCTACTTGTTCGGTGGGACTGTCGGCGACAACACAAGAAGTGGAGAAATTTTTAGATTCCAA TTCTCGACGTATCCAAAATGCACTTTGCATAACGACTTCGGCCGTCTGTTGACTAACAAGCagttttgtgacgtcacgttTATTGTTGGCTCT GAGAAGAAGAGAACTCACGCGCATGCTAGTGTTGTTGCTGCTCGTTCGAGTGTCCTTCGAGATAAGATTGTTGCAGCTCGGAAGTTGACGAGATCG TTGTCTGTTGAAGTTGATCTGGAAGAAGTGAAGGCTGAGGCGTTTGGCATTGGAATGGTGTTTATGTATACGGATGCTATTCACACGTGCTTTCCTG CCCAACTCAGTGGAATGTCAACAGACGAGATGAAACTAATGATGGAAGTGTACAGTCTGGCAAAGACG CTGAGATTGCGACGACTGGAGCAGCTCTGCCTTTACTACATCGAGTCATCCATTGGTCATCAAAACGTGCTGCTGGCATTACAACAAGCCTCGGAATTTAAACTGAACTCCATCAAg GAATATTGCCTCAAATTCATTGTGAAGGATGCTAACTACAGGGCGGTAGTAATGAGTCCATTGTTTGATGACCTTGCAAAGCCACTGATGGTGGAGGTGATCAGGAGGAAAGAGCAACCGCAG ATGACGTCATTGTCTGATCTTGCAAATGCCCTGCATTTTGATGTTG GTCCCTCACTTGAGACAGACTTAAAAAACTTCCTAACTGAAGGCATCGGTGATCCCTTCAGCGACATAAAACTCATCGTCGACGGCACACACATTCAAGCACACAAG GCAGTCCTAGCAGCAAGATGCAG CTATTTTGAGGCGATGTTCCGATCGTTTATGCCCGAAAAGAATGAAGTGAAG ATTTCTATTGGCGAAACTGTGCCGTCTATCCAAGCATTCGAGTCACTGAtgaaatatatttattacgGAGACGTCAACATGCCACCAGAGGACTCACT CTACGTTTTCGCTGCTCCTCAGTTCTATGGTTTTACGAACAACAGACTACAA GTTTTTTGTAAGCAGCATCTTGCCAAGATTTCTCCACGAAATGTTGTCCAG ATCTTGGAAGCAGCAGACAAGATTGAAGCTTCTGATATGAAGAGACACGCTCTCCACATAATTGTACAGCATTTTCCACAG GTTGCCCACATGCCGAGGATCAGAGATCTACCGCGTCACCTTCTATTGGACATGTTAGATGCCGTCGCCGATCACATGAGCGTGGCTGGTGCAATAGATACGAGTCTAGCAACTGAATGA
- the LOC134184340 gene encoding leucine-zipper-like transcriptional regulator 1 isoform X2: MEALSIDLDPGEPVHQWRRMPSCDEFVGARRSKHTVVSWGDAIYVFGGDNGKRMLNDLLRFDCKDNSWGRVVSTGSPPAPRYHHSAVVYKDSMFVFGGYTGDIYSNSNLRNKNDLFEYKFTTGQWYEWRNIEGRLPPARSAHGAAVYDDKLWIFAGYDGNTRLNDLWMIPLNSPISQWEEVVQNGDGPPTCCNFPVAVDRDSMFVFSGQSGAKITNNLYQFHFKDRRWEKITPANLPAGLSAPPQRRYGHSMVAFDSQLYVFGGAADNKLPHQLHCFDLDRQEWSVIQPYLDSESPSGRLFHSTAVKDDGFYLFGGTVGDNTRSGEIFRFQFSTYPKCTLHNDFGRLLTNKQFCDVTFIVGSEKKRTHAHASVVAARSSVLRDKIVAARKLTRSLSVEVDLEEVKAEAFGIGMVFMYTDAIHTCFPAQLSGMSTDEMKLMMEVYSLAKTLRLRRLEQLCLYYIESSIGHQNVLLALQQASEFKLNSIKEYCLKFIVKDANYRAVVMSPLFDDLAKPLMVEVIRRKEQPQMTSLSDLANALHFDVGPSLETDLKNFLTEGIGDPFSDIKLIVDGTHIQAHKAVLAARCSYFEAMFRSFMPEKNEVKISIGETVPSIQAFESLMKYIYYGDVNMPPEDSLYVFAAPQFYGFTNNRLQVFCKQHLAKISPRNVVQILEAADKIEASDMKRHALHIIVQHFPQVAHMPRIRDLPRHLLLDMLDAVADHMSVAGAIDTSLATE; the protein is encoded by the exons ATGGAGGCACTCTCGATCGACCTCGATCCAGGAGAGCCAGTGCATCAATGGCGAAGAATGCCGTCGTGCGACGAATTCGTCGGTGCAAG ACGTAGTAAGCACACGGTTGTGTCGTGGGGCGATGCCATCTACGTATTTGGTGGAGACAACGG GAAAAGGATGCTGAACGACTTGTTGCGATTCGATTGTAAAGACAATTCATGGGGACG AGTCGTGTCAACTGGCAGTCCCCCTGCACCACGATATCACCATTCTGCAGTCGTGTATAAAGACagtatgtttgtatttggAGGATATACAG GTGATATTTATTCTAATTCCAATCTTCGTAATAAGAATGATCTATTTGAGTATAAGTTCACGACGGGTCAGTGGTACGAGTGGAGAAACATCGAAGGACG GCTCCCTCCTGCACGGTCTGCACACGGAGCTGCAGTGTATGATGACAAACTGTGGATATTTGCCGGCTATGATGGCAACACAAG ACTAAATGATCTTTGGATGATTCCTCTTAACTCTCCAATCTCACAGTGGGAAGAG GTGGTACAGAATGGGGATGGCCCACCAACATGCTGCAACTTCcctgttgctgtagacagagaCAGCATGTTTGTATTCTCTGGTCAGAGCGGAGCAAAGATCactaataatttatatcaatttcaCTTCAAGGACAGACG GTGGGAGAAGATAACTCCAGCCAATCTTCCTGCTGGTCTTTCGGCTCCGCCTCAACGTCGATACGGACACTCTATGGTGGCATTTGACAGTcagttgtatgtgtttggtGGAGCTGCTGACAATAAACTGCCTCACCAACTTCACTG TTTTGATTTGGATCGGCAAGAATGGTCAGTGATTCAACCTTATCTGGACAGTGAA TCCCCATCCGGTCGTCTCTTCCATTCAACTGCAGTAAAAGATGACGGTTTCTACTTGTTCGGTGGGACTGTCGGCGACAACACAAGAAGTGGAGAAATTTTTAGATTCCAA TTCTCGACGTATCCAAAATGCACTTTGCATAACGACTTCGGCCGTCTGTTGACTAACAAGCagttttgtgacgtcacgttTATTGTTGGCTCT GAGAAGAAGAGAACTCACGCGCATGCTAGTGTTGTTGCTGCTCGTTCGAGTGTCCTTCGAGATAAGATTGTTGCAGCTCGGAAGTTGACGAGATCG TTGTCTGTTGAAGTTGATCTGGAAGAAGTGAAGGCTGAGGCGTTTGGCATTGGAATGGTGTTTATGTATACGGATGCTATTCACACGTGCTTTCCTG CCCAACTCAGTGGAATGTCAACAGACGAGATGAAACTAATGATGGAAGTGTACAGTCTGGCAAAGACG CTGAGATTGCGACGACTGGAGCAGCTCTGCCTTTACTACATCGAGTCATCCATTGGTCATCAAAACGTGCTGCTGGCATTACAACAAGCCTCGGAATTTAAACTGAACTCCATCAAg GAATATTGCCTCAAATTCATTGTGAAGGATGCTAACTACAGGGCGGTAGTAATGAGTCCATTGTTTGATGACCTTGCAAAGCCACTGATGGTGGAGGTGATCAGGAGGAAAGAGCAACCGCAG ATGACGTCATTGTCTGATCTTGCAAATGCCCTGCATTTTGATGTTG GTCCCTCACTTGAGACAGACTTAAAAAACTTCCTAACTGAAGGCATCGGTGATCCCTTCAGCGACATAAAACTCATCGTCGACGGCACACACATTCAAGCACACAAG GCAGTCCTAGCAGCAAGATGCAG CTATTTTGAGGCGATGTTCCGATCGTTTATGCCCGAAAAGAATGAAGTGAAG ATTTCTATTGGCGAAACTGTGCCGTCTATCCAAGCATTCGAGTCACTGAtgaaatatatttattacgGAGACGTCAACATGCCACCAGAGGACTCACT CTACGTTTTCGCTGCTCCTCAGTTCTATGGTTTTACGAACAACAGACTACAA GTTTTTTGTAAGCAGCATCTTGCCAAGATTTCTCCACGAAATGTTGTCCAG ATCTTGGAAGCAGCAGACAAGATTGAAGCTTCTGATATGAAGAGACACGCTCTCCACATAATTGTACAGCATTTTCCACAG GTTGCCCACATGCCGAGGATCAGAGATCTACCGCGTCACCTTCTATTGGACATGTTAGATGCCGTCGCCGATCACATGAGCGTGGCTGGTGCAATAGATACGAGTCTAGCAACTGAATGA